Below is a genomic region from Culicoides brevitarsis isolate CSIRO-B50_1 chromosome 2, AGI_CSIRO_Cbre_v1, whole genome shotgun sequence.
aaatattttaattaaacttcaaaaaatttttaaatttttttttaatttttttaaattttttttatttttttaattaaaatttaattacaatttatttaattttattcattatttaatttaattttccttaaaatttaatttaaattcgaaaatttttaattttttttaaaattatttttttattatttttttcgaattttaataaaaattaaattaattttaaataatttttattaataacaatttattaattaatatttattaagtttttatatttatttttttaaattaaattaaattaatttttaaattaaagttttaaatatttatttattattccaattaattcaaaccaagcataatttttgataaatttttacagacagacctcataaaatttttcttaacaaaaattccctcaaaatgcactaaaaacgGATAAAAGgcgaaaaataatcataaaaatgatgaGAGAGTATCACAAAGCCAAAAGACGGGCGTATAATGGATTATTTGTTGCTGCAAAACCCTTTTGTATATGCGACAAAAATACCTAATGCTCGGTTACGTCATAAAAACCTCTTAAAGattccaaaattaaataagttcaaaataaatgtcaTCTCGAGTTAATGTCTCTTTGCACATGCAGCAAAACGATATCTAAACCGCGACTAAGTAACTCCTTGTGCGCGCTAACGAAGCGATAtggaaaaagttatttaaaacttttgcctCTGTGTCtcattgtttgtttaaaattccAGACTTGAATtttgaacacgaaaaaaaaattcattcattcactcaCGTTTTCGGTCGCAGGCAGACACATTTGATCGAAAGATACTGCTgcgacaattttaatttaaatttgataaacttTTGCTCGAGCTACAAAATTTGCTCCGAGTTACTTATAACTCGCGTTCAGTTCGCGTCGTCGTTATGAAAAgcgaaaatcaaatttcctttttgctgtttttgattgaaaatatcATGTGACGTGTCAATGTATTCATTGTTAATAGAACACATTATTCCGTGTTAAATGCTGTGTTTGAAGAAGAGTTTCCCTTActcgtctctttttttttgccacataAATAAcgtcaatcaaaaattttcccgttGACATGATGAGAGACAACTTTTAATCAAGATTGAATTATGAGGAATTTctctctatttaaaaaaaaatggagaagactggttgaaactttttcattaaaatgttagagaaaaaaaaagttcagaaaaaaattccttcataACGGTTTGTATTTAGATATGGGGAAACCGCAACCACGTCATATGTTGCAAGAATAAACCGAGCGAGAGGGAACAAACCAACCGAATCTAGtccataattaataataatgaaattttttttgctcttttgagAGGCATtccagacttttttttatgattggcGTCTGTTTTTCGAAATCGTgttggttttaaaattatttttagataaaatttaggtttttatagaaattaattcttaatttttagtactaagttttactttgaaaataatttttagtactaaataaattttttatttaaaaatgatttttagtactaaataatttttttatttgaaaataatttttaatttgaaaaaaatttttagcactaaataatttttaatttgaaaataaatttttagtactaaataatttttaatttgaaaataatttttagtactaaataattttttatttgaaaataatttttagtactaaataatttttaatttgaaaataatttttagtactaaataatttttaatttgaaaataatttttagtactaaataatttttaatttgaaaataatttttagtactaaataattttaaatttgaaataatttttgatttgaaaataattttttgtactaaataatttttaatttaaaaataatttttagtactgaataatttttaatttgaaaataatttttaattcaaaaaaaaaattttaatttgaaaataatttttagtacaaattttaaattttttagaacaaattttaatacaaatttttttttcgaaaaaattatttaaaaggatttttataaattttgtccaaaaaatcATCGATATAAAACCTTCGCCCATAAACTGAACGacgaacattttaaattcgattatttttatttcatttcagacCAAACTAATTTCTCGAATCTGCTGCTTTTGATTCTCCGAACGAACATTCATTTATTGATCTCCCTTGCACttagttttgctcttttcTATTCATGACTCGAGAAAAACTTTGGAATAATTTGTTTAGTAAAAGTACACCATTAGCTTAGAATACCAATTGCTCcgaaaaacatagaaaaagttttttttttgtttttcgagtGTAATTGGATTTATATTGGATCCTAATGTGATGTTTACTGCAAAAACacgagagacaaaaaaaattagattcagATAAAAACATGTGTCGAGAGTCTTCTTGGtcactcaactttttttttcttttgatgcaaaaaatgtttcgttaAGAAAGTTTGACCAAcaaggaagaaaaaagtgaCGAGTCGTGATGACACTTGAGCAAACATTTGTCTCCAACACACATTCGTCGGTGTTTCAAATTGGGTGTGaagttacaaaacaaaaatcgttGTATCGAATTACGAGGATTAGGTGTGATGGGTTACAAGACGAGagcaaattaaacaaatagaattaaatgggaaaaatatcttttttttgtatcaaagattttttttcttttgtttatttttttcttatctttggCACATGTGACAACGataaaagtggaaaaaaaacaaataatgtgacaaaaaaagattatgcaagaaacaagaaaatctttttcacgaaaaaatatcagaaaaggTCGTCTTTAAACTGACTTTAACctgtttcatgatttttttttcgtgaaaaatagaTGAGTTTCATTTCCGTCTGTGAATTCAAGCGAATCCCTCCAGACTGCAATTCTCTCGAAAGGGAGTAATAATAACCATCAACAAactgataataaaaatgatgcgaatcttcacatttttctctgcagagaaaaaaaaacacaaaatgtaaacaataaaatccACATTTTCATGCGATGGATGGGGAATTCTCGTCTGAAGTTGCATTCATTTGCAAGCCAGTCTCGAGTAGCATTTCCGGATAAAAATGCAGATATAGAGGATTGTTTTGGATTGTTTGTTACTGAGATCAAGAATAGGAtaggaaattgaaaaaaatgcaatgttTTCATCGAGGAATTGGAGTTATGCGGTGTTTCAAGGGGATTGAAATGTTTTGCATTGGATTTGAGggtgattattattaactatTATTTCGAAGCAGATGGgactttttttgtaagtttttttaaatattttatttttttttttttttgtttaaaaatattttaagtgtaaaactcaaaaaatttaaaaacaaaaataaaaaatcgcagaaagatttttttttttgaaaagttaaagttcaaaatttactgaaaaaagtgataagaaactgctcttttttattttttttttgtcaaactaAGATTTACTGAAATCCACAATTCAGTAAACCAcattttagtaaataaaataaacttttatcacaaaattgaaaagtagTGACCAATATTTAACAGACAGAATCTTAGATGAGTTGTTCAACTTTGAGAAGTTTGACCACTTTAGATTTTCTCTTttgtgaattattaaaatttataaaacattttttttattgaaaaattatattttcaacttcaaaaggtaagtttgaataaagttaattttatttatttatttttgaattttttatatttttttaataatttttttagtttaaataaaataaattatatttattttatgaattataaaatctaatttaattttaaatttttattaattttttttattaaataaattagtttttcaaatatttttttttgtataataaattaaagtttattttattcggaattttttaaagattaatttattaatgaaaaaaaaaatatttgccaaactaattcattaaataaaaaaaaaattaaaattaaattgaagttaataatttaaaagattaaatcaattttatttcatttagattttttttaaagattaatttattaatgaatgaattatttattttttttttaatttaaatttttttttgaataatggattttagtttatataaaatggatttgatttattttttttttattttttctattattatcagataattttttttattatatgcttttttatttaaattccaatGTTTTCTGTCTGTCATTCTGTAATTCTGTCATCGTGTCACGCTCTTAGTTACATACTGAGGATACAGATGGCGCTCTAAATTAATATCGCATTAAGTAACGTATCGGTTATGTTCACATtgtgaatgtgcattggggcaaggttttagaatgtgcattgggacttcatagaatgttcgagaaacttcatagaatgttctcgaaacttcatagaatgttctcgaaacttcatagaatgttcgagaaacttcatagaagcttcgagaaacttcatagaatgttcgagaaacttcatagaatgttcgagaaacttcatagaagcttcgagaaacttcatagaatcttcaaaaattttttaaaacctcataaaattttaaggaaaaattacatcttttgtaataactaaaaagtataaaataaaaaattataaaaaaaaatattttaaaaagatgcttttttattttaaaaagttgaaaataaatgaaagtttttcaaaattttgcgaggCCAAAATAAGTGAGGATAACTTCAAATGTAAGTGAAaagtaattgaaataaaattgttggaCTCGaatgtcttttttcttttgcttaaattttgaaaaactttcatttattttcaactttttagggccccaaataaaaaagcatctttttaaaatatttttttttataattttttattaataatttaaactaaactaataaataaaataaactttatataatttttaaatttaatttaattaaaagattttatttaatttttattttcttcataaatttaattttattttcagatttttttttttgtaattaattttagtacaaataaattatttttttttattttcagaccattttttgtataattaattttatttaatttatttttgtaaataatttattaattaattatttttaatttcagattcaaaaatcatttttccaattaatccaaaccaagcaaaatttcacaaaatcgcCCATTAAAacagttaattaataaaacaaacatcaaAACCATCAAAGATATCAAATTCACAATCAAAATCTGATATATCAAAGCGATTTCAGCCCGAAACCTTATCTGGGctatttcaatattaattcataaatatttctccatttcacaaaatttaccattttgaTCGTTCGAAGCTCAATAAATATATCAAGTGTTCTCTTTTCGAAAAGTCTCAatcaaaagattatttttcattcaatttaatattccctttttttgtgaatgaaagaTATTTAActctattaaattattttattatttatgtagtACTTGATGTTGCTTCTTCTTCgagaaaatcattttatgccttcttgaataaaaaaataaaataaaaaaagaactttaaaacttttgcctaagaaaaaactttcaactcgaatataaaatcataataataataaaaatatgagcaAAACTTGTCGTTCAACTGTAAATAAAGTTGGTGTTGTTTTTATATAGTAcctattttatatttgttcTTCAAGACTTAAATGTTGTCGGTACactaaatatactttttttttatagcggagaattaaaacaacaaaaaaaatataaataaaagtttttttttcttacaatatttttttaaaaattattttccgccactttttctactttttttttcttgtatttataattatttgcaCGTTTCTACACCATGAAGTTgttgttttaacttttttaattactttttattataaaattatgttttctcTTGttaccataatttttttattcattcttgTAATGacacattattttaataataaaatgttttatttattagaattaattttttttttgcttttcctcagagaaatatttttttatttaaattttattgattttccttcaatatattttttttttactttcacttcttaaatttattattcatttaattttttttttttattttttaataattttttttcctatttgaaCGTTTCGACTGCTCCAACTCgactgaattttattttgaattttcaccgGTTTTTATATGTGCACgaaatttccataatttccACTCAGCTGTTCTTCGTCATGGCAACGGAAAAGTATGAATGAACTACGGGAGTGACAACAtgagaagaaaaatgtaaacaaactcTCTGTTTTGGTTTTTCCTTCGTGTACAACAAGTCGCGTAGTAGTTGGTTGTGAAAAtttcgagagagaaaaatttcttaaaagagAATTTCTCTtcgcgaaaatattttttttctattaataattTACTACAGAGTATTTTtcgtggaaaaataaataaataaataagattacACACTAAAGTAAAGTTTGCGGGTTTGATTTATGACATCGAATTAAACGCGTCTGAatgattttcttctcttcaagggggttgttgaatttttctttggcGATGTCTCGACGTAGCTGACTTTGTTGGCTTCTTCTTCATCAGGGGTTTTGCAgctttcgaataattttaggCATTCAcggtatttttttactgaagaGCTCTCTTTGGTGCGGTAGTTTTGGAATAaactttgactaaaaaaaaaataaaatttaaaaaaaataaaaaaaaaattaattaattaattaaaaaatttaaaaataaaaaaataataaataattaatttttaaaaaaaaattaaataacatttaattaaatgaaaatcaatttaaaatattttttaaaaatataataattgaaatttttataaaatttttaaaaatttatataaataaaaataaattattgtttaactagtatttaattaaaagaaaaatcaaaaaaaaaaaataaaataaatcattttcaaaagaaaattaatttaaaatatttcttcagaataaattaatttaatttatttaaatattaataggTATAaactaaaagtaaattatttattatttaattttttatttatagaattttttaaattattttgataaaaaaaaataaaataaatattcaattatttttcaaataaaatagttttaaatgaaaatgaattcaaaatttcttataaataatttaatttgaatttttataaaaatttttaaattattatttttttcaaataaataaaaaaaattaaattaattaaaattaaaacaattattttttaaataaatcaaatataatttttaaaatgaaaattttttgaaaataaacaaaaataaatatttaattcaaattaactttagataaaaaaaaatttttaaatgaaaattaattaaaaaataaaattttcgtatcaaaaaatattttttttaatttagaaaataataaaataattttttttaaattttttaatatttttaaaattttcttgtaattttcagtcaaaaactCACCCAAACATATTATAACCCATCCTGATGAACGGATCACGTCGTGACAAAAAGTCAACTTCGCACACAAATCGTCGTTTGCACTCCATTTCCCGCACAttcaaaaaggtaaaaataatttccgcaACGTCAATTCCATTAGTTGAAGTCCCTTGACGTCCTGTTGCTTCATCATCGACACTTCTTTTTCCCTTCCGCTTGTAATGCGATCCTGAAGCGATAACTTCCGCCGGGACATCAGCTGTCGAAATGACTTCTGCGCCAGCAGTTGGATAACTCGAATAATGCCCGGAATACGGATAAGAGTAAATTTCAGGGGAGGTATGAGCATAAGCGGTAATTCCAtgactgtgaaaaaaaatttttttttttcaaaaattaattttaattttttttttagataattttttagatttcaaataatttaaaaattgaacttacgGATAAAAAGGTTCTTTGACGATACTTGGCTCGGGGCATCCAATTCCTTTTCCCGCCCAAATACGAAATCCGTAAAAAATGGCGCCAAGAATGAACATTCCAACgacaataattttgaatttaatcgcAATTACAGCAGCTAAGGCATGAAATCCTCCTAAccctaaatttttatattttttaaaattttttatgttaaaaaaaataattttttaaattaattttaggaattttaacagaaaaatatctaaaaatgatGAACTTTCATGATTTAGTGTCCTCAGAATTTttagtaagatttttttcaattttttttgttaatttgttaGATACTTTTCAGGGTAAAATCAGGATTTGTGGAAGGAATTTTCGTGCCAGGTACCCTAAACTATGAGAAAATGACGTGAAATGATCATACACAAGCCACCTAAACCGTAAAACAGCTTCTTTTTTCGTCCTCGTTccattatttctttaatttcttcattttttccaaGCGGAGGTCCTTCCTTAAATTctgtttcttcattttttgtttcgatcgCTGTCACAATGGTAAGTAgcacaacacacaaaaatgtgaaaaataatattttttgtaacatttttaacttttttttctcgatctTTACTCCAGAAAATCAGTCACTCAACTGATTCGACAAAAATTGAGGTAAGTGCAGTCTTCttttcacaaataaataacaaaaaaatgtatgaaaattgttttcaatAGAAATCAATATATCTCGTGTAGTTTGGTGTTAAATTCAGTGTAACGATAGTGAAAATcgtattaaattgaattatattgACAAGTATGCGATATGTGATGATGTGAAGACACGCAAGACGACGCAAATTGAAGACGAGGTTataattaatctaatttttgggTGCACGATTCCGTTGTTCGGAAAGTACCGGTAGGTGAGTTTTTTGGCATGGAGAggagaagaaataaaaaaagagaaagaatgTGTGAACAAGAAGAAGGAGGAGGTAAGGTTTTAAAAAGGGAAAGGTGTTATTTTAGggctttttatgattttttttaattttttttttttttttttttttttttttttttttttttttttttttttttaaattttttttttttttttttttttttttaatttttttttttaaatttttttggggcttatattgtcattttttgctcAGAcagattatgaaaaatttcaatgtttaaattcaatattttgacctaaattgagtttttaatgaaaataatatgaataaatttatttttttaattaaaaaaaatcgttcaagaACTTACCTGAAGAgccttgaaataaaatttagaaaaatttttctattaaaaaaaatacgttttgaaaaaaattctgatgaaCTCTCATGAGGTAttcagatttatttatttttattgatgatcAATGCTAAATTGATTCTGACCTCTGACAAAATGCATCATAATTGTATGtgatttgatattttcaaacatttaaaatgttttagtgattgaaaaatcttgaagTTTCAGATTTGAAtgttaaaagtcattttttaatttcttttttcattttgaaaatttttcctttatttcgtaaaaaaattaaaaataattaaattaaattaaaaataatttttttttaacttttttattcaaagaactttatttaaagaatttttttattcaaaaaattcacaaaaaaaaaatttaaaggcagaaaaatttaaaaatatttaaatttagattttttatatgagcaaaaatataaatattttatttaaattgattacttgattactgaacaaaaattttgatggctaaaaatttctttaaaattttgaattaattaatttttaatatatttttaaaaatattttttaaattatttttttttaatatttttaattattttttaataattttttaaaattattttttaataattttttaaaataattttttaataatttttaaatttttttaaattttttaaaattttttaaaaatattttttaatttttaataattttttgttaacata
It encodes:
- the LOC134829118 gene encoding uncharacterized protein LOC134829118, whose translation is MLQKILFFTFLCVVLLTIVTAIETKNEETEFKEGPPLGKNEEIKEIMERGRKKKLFYGLGLGGFHALAAVIAIKFKIIVVGMFILGAIFYGFRIWAGKGIGCPEPSIVKEPFYPHGITAYAHTSPEIYSYPYSGHYSSYPTAGAEVISTADVPAEVIASGSHYKRKGKRSVDDEATGRQGTSTNGIDVAEIIFTFLNVREMECKRRFVCEVDFLSRRDPFIRMGYNMFGQSLFQNYRTKESSSVKKYRECLKLFESCKTPDEEEANKVSYVETSPKKNSTTPLKRRKSFRRV